Proteins co-encoded in one Haladaptatus sp. ZSTT2 genomic window:
- a CDS encoding acyl-CoA dehydrogenase family protein — translation MEFGFTDEQKQIREEIRRFAENEVKPVATEYDVEEKYPHKIIEKAGDMGLLGANIPIEYGGAGYSTLELAIIIEELFAADPGIGLCLTSTGFGGEAIMEFGTDEQKEEYLPGIASGDAIMGAAISEPDTGSDVSSVSTKAEKDSDEWVINGNKMWITNGSVGDFFVVLCKTDPEAEGRYNGFSQIIVESDRDGFEADKITGKLGIRASDTAELIFDNVRVPEENLVGTRGMGFLQQMQFFDETRTGVAAQGVGIARGASERALEYAKEREQFGRPIGDFQAIQHKLSDMYTRTEAARNLTYKSAWSVDNEDGLLTKLASMAKEYSSRVAVDVANEAVQIHGGAGYVNDFDVERFYRDAKITQIYEGTTEIQKNIIARELLGKGF, via the coding sequence ATGGAGTTTGGCTTTACCGACGAGCAAAAACAGATTCGAGAAGAGATTCGGCGCTTTGCCGAAAACGAGGTGAAACCTGTCGCGACGGAGTACGACGTCGAAGAAAAATATCCCCACAAAATCATCGAGAAGGCAGGCGACATGGGCCTTCTCGGCGCGAACATCCCAATCGAGTACGGCGGCGCTGGCTACTCGACGCTCGAACTCGCCATCATCATTGAAGAACTGTTCGCCGCAGACCCCGGCATCGGCCTCTGTCTCACCTCCACCGGCTTCGGCGGCGAGGCCATCATGGAGTTCGGTACGGACGAACAGAAAGAGGAGTACCTTCCCGGCATCGCAAGCGGCGACGCCATCATGGGCGCGGCCATCTCCGAACCCGACACCGGCTCTGACGTGTCTTCTGTCTCCACGAAAGCCGAGAAAGACAGCGACGAGTGGGTGATTAACGGCAACAAGATGTGGATTACGAACGGGTCTGTTGGGGATTTCTTCGTCGTCCTCTGTAAGACCGACCCAGAAGCTGAAGGCCGCTACAACGGCTTCTCCCAGATTATCGTCGAATCCGACCGCGACGGCTTCGAGGCAGACAAGATTACGGGGAAACTCGGCATCCGCGCGAGCGACACCGCAGAACTCATCTTCGACAACGTCCGCGTGCCAGAGGAGAACCTCGTTGGCACCCGCGGGATGGGCTTCCTCCAGCAAATGCAGTTCTTCGACGAGACCCGCACCGGCGTGGCCGCACAGGGCGTCGGCATCGCCAGAGGGGCCTCAGAGCGCGCGCTCGAATACGCCAAAGAACGCGAGCAGTTCGGTCGCCCAATCGGGGACTTCCAAGCCATCCAGCACAAGCTCTCTGATATGTACACCCGCACCGAAGCCGCCCGCAACCTCACCTACAAGTCCGCGTGGTCGGTCGACAACGAAGACGGCCTGCTCACAAAACTCGCCTCGATGGCCAAGGAGTACTCCTCGCGCGTGGCCGTCGACGTCGCAAACGAAGCCGTCCAGATTCACGGCGGCGCAGGCTACGTCAACGACTTCGACGTTGAACGCTTCTACCGCGACGCGAAAATCACCCAGATTTACGAGGGCACCACGGAAATCCAGAAGAACATCATCGCTCGCGAACTGTTGGGTAAAGGGTTCTAA
- the cysE gene encoding serine O-acetyltransferase translates to MFSRLYEDIHTAIENDPAAKSTAEALTYPGVHALLFHRLAHALHTRGFRVTARIISQFARFLTGIEIHPGATIGRRLFIDHGMGVVIGETAIIGDDVVMFHGVTLGGTSSNPKKRHPTIGNDVLLGANATLLGPIEVGDGAQVGAGGVVLSDVAPGTTVVGVPAAPVEE, encoded by the coding sequence ATGTTCAGCAGACTCTACGAAGACATCCACACCGCAATCGAAAACGACCCGGCCGCAAAGAGCACTGCGGAGGCGCTCACCTACCCCGGCGTCCACGCACTGTTGTTTCACCGACTCGCACACGCACTGCACACCCGCGGGTTTCGCGTGACCGCACGAATCATCTCGCAGTTCGCCCGCTTTCTCACTGGCATCGAAATCCACCCCGGCGCGACCATCGGGCGGCGACTGTTCATCGACCACGGCATGGGCGTCGTCATCGGTGAAACCGCCATCATCGGTGACGACGTGGTCATGTTCCACGGCGTGACGCTCGGAGGCACCTCCTCCAATCCGAAAAAACGCCACCCGACCATCGGGAACGACGTGCTACTCGGCGCGAACGCGACGCTGCTTGGCCCTATCGAAGTCGGTGACGGCGCCCAGGTCGGCGCGGGGGGCGTCGTCCTCTCTGACGTTGCACCCGGAACAACCGTCGTGGGCGTCCCCGCAGCACCGGTGGAGGAATAG
- a CDS encoding DNA-3-methyladenine glycosylase family protein: protein MTDAYAHLRTDPTLAALIDEHGEIPVERADDPFARLVTAIINQQLSVQSAAAIRERLFDRYEITPDGIRAADEEGLRECGLSSQKIRYVRNIAAHFEDGVSHDYFAPMSDEEVIDDLTEITGVGVWTAKMFLMSVLAREDVFPVEDLGIRNGMTKLYDLEDEQAMVEKADDWRPYRSYASRYVWRAID, encoded by the coding sequence GTGACCGACGCATACGCGCATCTGCGAACTGACCCGACGCTCGCCGCGCTGATTGACGAACACGGCGAGATTCCCGTAGAGCGGGCGGACGACCCCTTTGCCCGACTCGTTACGGCGATTATCAACCAACAGCTCTCGGTGCAGTCTGCTGCCGCCATCCGCGAGCGGCTGTTCGACCGCTACGAGATCACCCCAGACGGCATCCGCGCGGCCGACGAGGAGGGACTCCGTGAGTGTGGCCTGTCGAGTCAGAAAATCCGCTACGTCCGCAACATCGCCGCCCACTTCGAAGACGGCGTCTCCCACGACTACTTCGCGCCAATGAGCGACGAAGAAGTCATCGACGACCTGACCGAAATCACCGGCGTCGGCGTCTGGACGGCGAAGATGTTCCTCATGTCCGTCCTCGCCCGCGAAGACGTGTTCCCGGTCGAAGATTTGGGGATCAGAAACGGGATGACCAAACTCTACGACCTGGAGGACGAACAGGCGATGGTCGAAAAGGCAGACGACTGGCGACCGTATCGCAGCTACGCGAGTCGCTACGTCTGGCGAGCCATCGACTGA
- a CDS encoding NUDIX domain-containing protein: MSIRTAARAVIVEDGRLLVTENESDTDRWYLTPGGGQHAGETLHETLRREVREEVGIEVSVGPLLAVQEFIPENHGQPDGQQQTNFLFRCERTGGTVESANDDDPHQIGCTWLRITDLEMEAFFPKGLTPLLKAEEMEKMPVYLGETR, encoded by the coding sequence ATGTCCATCAGAACCGCCGCCCGCGCCGTCATTGTCGAGGATGGGCGGCTGCTCGTCACCGAAAATGAAAGCGACACCGACCGCTGGTATCTGACGCCCGGTGGCGGCCAGCACGCAGGTGAGACGCTCCACGAAACGCTCCGCCGTGAAGTGCGCGAAGAAGTCGGCATCGAGGTGTCGGTCGGGCCGTTGCTCGCCGTCCAAGAGTTCATTCCCGAAAACCACGGCCAACCGGACGGTCAACAGCAGACGAACTTTCTGTTCCGATGTGAGCGTACCGGCGGCACGGTCGAGTCTGCAAACGACGACGACCCGCATCAGATTGGCTGTACGTGGCTCCGCATCACCGACCTCGAAATGGAGGCGTTCTTCCCGAAGGGACTCACGCCACTGTTGAAAGCAGAAGAAATGGAGAAAATGCCCGTGTATCTGGGCGAAACGCGGTAG